A DNA window from Clavibacter sepedonicus contains the following coding sequences:
- a CDS encoding amino acid ABC transporter substrate-binding protein: MTLRPRLRPSLALTGLLAAAALGLAGCASGDAGTGSANGTSGTPAAATSLSDVKAKGELVIGTEGTYSPFSFHEGSGSGALTGYDVEVATAVADKLGVKPVFEETQFDGIFAGLEAGRWDVIANQISITDERKTVYDFSEPYTVSPGVIIVKGSDSGISSFADLEGKTTAQSLTSNWNELATQSGAKVEAVEGFAQAVTLLQQGRVDATINDRLTLLDYQKQQGDSDLKVAAETDDPSLSALVFRKGSDDLVAAVDQALADLRADGTLAGISDKYFGADVSQ, from the coding sequence ATGACGCTCCGCCCCCGCCTCCGCCCCTCCCTCGCCCTCACCGGCCTCCTGGCCGCCGCCGCCCTCGGTCTCGCGGGCTGCGCCTCGGGCGACGCGGGCACCGGATCCGCGAACGGCACGTCCGGCACGCCGGCCGCCGCGACGAGCCTCTCCGACGTCAAGGCGAAGGGCGAGCTCGTCATCGGCACCGAGGGCACGTACTCGCCGTTCTCCTTCCACGAGGGATCCGGCTCCGGCGCGCTCACGGGCTACGACGTCGAGGTCGCGACCGCGGTGGCCGACAAGCTGGGCGTGAAGCCCGTCTTCGAGGAGACCCAGTTCGACGGCATCTTCGCGGGCCTCGAGGCCGGCCGCTGGGACGTCATCGCCAACCAGATCTCCATCACGGACGAGCGCAAGACGGTCTACGACTTCTCCGAGCCGTACACGGTCTCGCCCGGCGTCATCATCGTCAAGGGCTCCGACTCGGGCATCTCCTCGTTCGCCGACCTCGAGGGCAAGACCACGGCCCAGTCGCTCACGAGCAACTGGAACGAGCTCGCCACCCAGAGCGGCGCCAAGGTCGAGGCCGTCGAGGGCTTCGCCCAGGCGGTCACGCTCCTCCAGCAGGGCCGCGTCGACGCGACGATCAATGACCGCCTCACGCTCCTCGACTACCAGAAGCAGCAGGGCGACTCCGACTTGAAGGTGGCCGCGGAGACCGACGACCCGTCGCTCAGCGCGCTCGTCTTCCGCAAGGGCAGCGACGACCTCGTGGCCGCGGTCGACCAGGCGCTCGCCGACCTGCGCGCCGACGGCACGCTCGCCGGCATCTCCGACAAGTACTTCGGCGCGGACGTCTCGCAGTAG
- the fusA gene encoding elongation factor G yields the protein MAQDVLTDLNKVRNIGIMAHIDAGKTTTTERILYYTGITHKIGEVHDGAATMDWMAQEQERGITITSAATTCFWNKNQINIIDTPGHVDFTVEVERSLRVLDGAVAVFDGKEGVEPQSETVWRQADKYDVPRICFVNKMDKLGADFYFTVDTIVNRLGAKPLVIQLPIGAEGGFEGVIDLVEMRALTWRGDSKGDVELGAKYDIEEIPADLKDKADEYRAKLLETVAETDDALLEKYFGGEELTVAEIKAAIRKLTVNSEIYPVLCGSAFKNRGVQPMLDAVIDYLPSPLDVPPMEGHDVRDEEKIIIRKPDSTEPFSALAFKVAVHPFFGRLTYVRVYSGHIASGSQVINSTKGKKERIGKIFQMHSNKENPVDSVTAGHIYAVIGLKDTTTGDTLCDPQDQIVLESMTFPEPVIEVAIEPKTKADQEKLGVAIQKLAEEDPTFRTEQNQETGQTVIKGMGELHLDILVDRMKREFNVEANVGKPQVAYRETIRGTVDKHDFTHKKQTGGSGQFAKIQIKIEPMEVTAEKTYEFDNKVTGGRVPREYIPSVDAGIQDALQVGILAGYPMVGVKATLLDGAAHDVDSSEMAFKIAGSMAFKEAARKAKPVLLEPLMAVEVRTPEEYMGDVIGDLNSRRGQIQAMEDASGVKVITANVPLSEMFGYVGDLRSKTSGRAVYSMSFGSYAEVPKAVADEIVQKNKGE from the coding sequence GTGGCACAGGACGTGCTCACCGACCTGAACAAGGTCCGCAACATCGGCATCATGGCTCACATCGATGCCGGCAAGACCACCACCACCGAGCGCATCCTGTACTACACGGGCATCACTCACAAGATCGGCGAGGTCCACGACGGCGCCGCCACGATGGACTGGATGGCCCAGGAGCAGGAGCGCGGCATCACGATCACGTCCGCCGCGACGACGTGCTTCTGGAACAAGAACCAGATCAACATCATCGACACCCCCGGGCACGTCGACTTCACCGTCGAGGTGGAGCGTTCGCTCCGCGTCCTCGACGGCGCGGTCGCCGTGTTCGACGGCAAGGAGGGCGTCGAGCCCCAGTCCGAGACGGTGTGGCGCCAGGCCGACAAGTACGACGTGCCCCGCATCTGCTTCGTCAACAAGATGGACAAGCTGGGCGCCGACTTCTACTTCACGGTCGACACCATCGTCAACCGCCTCGGCGCGAAGCCGCTGGTCATCCAGCTGCCCATCGGCGCGGAGGGCGGCTTCGAGGGCGTCATCGACCTCGTCGAGATGCGCGCGCTGACCTGGCGCGGCGACTCCAAGGGAGACGTCGAGCTGGGTGCGAAGTACGACATCGAGGAGATCCCCGCGGATCTGAAGGACAAGGCGGACGAGTACCGGGCCAAGCTGCTCGAGACCGTCGCCGAGACCGACGACGCGCTGCTCGAGAAGTACTTCGGCGGCGAGGAGCTGACGGTGGCGGAGATCAAGGCCGCCATCCGCAAGCTCACCGTCAACAGCGAGATCTACCCCGTGCTCTGCGGCTCCGCGTTCAAGAACCGCGGCGTCCAGCCGATGCTCGACGCGGTGATCGACTACCTCCCCAGCCCGCTCGACGTGCCGCCCATGGAGGGCCACGACGTGCGCGACGAGGAGAAGATCATCATCCGCAAGCCGGACTCGACCGAGCCGTTCTCGGCGCTCGCGTTCAAGGTCGCGGTGCACCCGTTCTTCGGTCGCCTCACCTACGTGCGCGTCTACTCGGGTCACATCGCGAGCGGCTCGCAGGTCATCAACTCGACCAAGGGCAAGAAGGAGCGCATCGGGAAGATCTTCCAGATGCACTCCAACAAGGAGAACCCGGTCGACTCGGTCACCGCCGGTCACATCTACGCGGTCATCGGCCTCAAGGACACGACCACGGGCGACACGCTCTGCGACCCGCAGGACCAGATCGTCCTCGAGTCGATGACGTTCCCCGAGCCCGTCATCGAGGTCGCGATCGAGCCGAAGACGAAGGCCGACCAGGAGAAACTGGGTGTCGCCATCCAGAAGCTCGCCGAGGAGGACCCGACCTTCCGCACCGAGCAGAACCAGGAGACCGGTCAGACGGTCATCAAGGGAATGGGCGAGCTCCACCTCGACATCCTGGTCGACCGCATGAAGCGCGAGTTCAACGTCGAGGCCAACGTCGGCAAGCCGCAGGTCGCGTACCGCGAGACCATCCGTGGCACCGTCGACAAGCACGACTTCACGCACAAGAAGCAGACGGGTGGATCCGGGCAGTTCGCGAAGATCCAGATCAAGATCGAGCCCATGGAGGTGACCGCGGAGAAGACCTACGAGTTCGACAACAAGGTCACCGGCGGTCGCGTCCCCCGGGAGTACATCCCCTCGGTGGACGCGGGCATCCAGGACGCGCTCCAGGTCGGCATCCTCGCGGGCTACCCGATGGTCGGCGTGAAGGCGACGCTGCTCGACGGCGCCGCGCACGACGTCGACTCCTCGGAGATGGCGTTCAAGATCGCCGGCTCGATGGCCTTCAAGGAGGCCGCGCGCAAGGCGAAGCCCGTGCTGCTCGAGCCGCTCATGGCCGTCGAGGTTCGCACGCCCGAGGAGTACATGGGCGACGTCATCGGCGACCTGAACTCCCGGCGCGGCCAGATCCAGGCCATGGAGGACGCGAGCGGTGTGAAGGTCATCACCGCGAACGTCCCCCTGTCGGAGATGTTCGGCTACGTCGGAGACCTGAGGAGCAAGACCTCGGGCCGTGCGGTGTACTCGATGAGCTTCGGCAGCTACGCCGAGGTCCCGAAGGCTGTCGCCGACGAGATCGTCCAGAAGAACAAGGGCGAGTAG
- a CDS encoding amino acid ABC transporter permease — protein sequence MSREWDLFWSSFGPLALETIRGTIPLALVTFALGLAIALGLALMRLYGNRLVSGIARFYISVVRGTPLLVQLFVIFYGLPSIGVVLPPWPSAVIALSLNVGGYAAEIIRASILSVPRGQWEAGHTIGMSRALTLRRIIVPQAARVSVPPLSNTFISLVKDTSLASVILVTELFKQAQLIASSTFEYMLLYLEAALIYWLVCLVLSFAQTRLERRLDRYVAH from the coding sequence ATGTCGAGGGAGTGGGACCTGTTCTGGTCGTCCTTCGGGCCGCTCGCGCTCGAGACGATCCGCGGCACCATCCCGCTCGCCCTCGTCACGTTCGCCCTGGGTCTCGCGATCGCGCTGGGCCTCGCGCTCATGCGCCTCTACGGCAACCGGCTCGTCTCGGGCATCGCGCGGTTCTACATCTCCGTCGTCCGCGGCACCCCGCTGCTGGTGCAGCTCTTCGTGATCTTCTACGGCCTGCCGTCCATCGGCGTCGTGCTGCCGCCGTGGCCGAGCGCGGTGATCGCCCTGTCGCTGAACGTGGGCGGCTACGCGGCGGAGATCATCCGCGCGTCGATCCTGTCGGTCCCGCGCGGCCAGTGGGAGGCGGGCCACACCATCGGCATGTCCCGTGCCCTGACGCTGCGCCGCATCATCGTGCCGCAGGCCGCCCGCGTGTCCGTGCCGCCGCTGTCGAACACGTTCATCAGCCTGGTGAAGGACACGTCCCTGGCCTCCGTGATCCTCGTGACCGAGCTCTTCAAGCAGGCGCAGCTCATCGCGTCGTCCACGTTCGAGTACATGCTGCTGTACCTCGAAGCTGCGCTGATCTACTGGCTCGTCTGCCTCGTGCTCTCGTTCGCGCAGACCCGCCTCGAGAGGAGGCTGGACCGGTATGTCGCCCACTGA
- the tuf gene encoding elongation factor Tu: MGKAKFERTKPHVNIGTIGHVDHGKTTLTAAISKVLADKYPSATNVQRDFASIDSAPEERQRGITINISHVEYETPKRHYAHVDAPGHADYIKNMITGAAQMDGAILVVAATDGPMAQTREHVLLAKQVGVPYLLVALNKSDMVDDEEILELVELEVRELLSSQDFDGDNAPVVQVSGLKALEGDEKWVEQIVKLMEAVDESIPEPVRDKDKPFLMPVEDVFTITGRGTVVTGRAERGTLAINSDVEIVGIRPTVKTTVTGIEMFHKQLDEAWAGENCGLLLRGTKREDVERGQVIVKPGSVTPHTKFEGTAYILSKEEGGRHNPFYGNYRPQFYFRTTDVTGVITLPEGAEMVMPGDTTDMKVELIQPIAMEEGLGFAIREGGRTVGAGTVTKIVK; encoded by the coding sequence GTGGGTAAGGCCAAGTTCGAGCGCACCAAGCCGCACGTCAACATCGGAACGATCGGTCACGTCGACCACGGCAAGACGACGCTGACGGCAGCGATCTCCAAGGTCCTGGCGGACAAGTACCCGTCGGCGACCAACGTGCAGCGCGACTTCGCGTCCATCGACTCCGCTCCCGAGGAGCGCCAGCGCGGCATCACGATCAACATCTCGCACGTCGAGTACGAGACGCCCAAGCGTCACTACGCTCACGTCGACGCCCCGGGTCACGCTGACTACATCAAGAACATGATCACGGGCGCCGCCCAGATGGACGGCGCGATCCTCGTGGTCGCCGCCACCGACGGCCCCATGGCGCAGACGCGTGAGCACGTGCTGCTCGCGAAGCAGGTCGGCGTGCCGTACCTGCTCGTCGCGCTCAACAAGTCCGACATGGTCGACGACGAGGAGATCCTCGAGCTCGTCGAGCTCGAGGTCCGCGAGCTGCTCTCCAGCCAGGACTTCGACGGCGACAACGCCCCCGTCGTCCAGGTGTCCGGCCTCAAGGCGCTCGAGGGCGACGAGAAGTGGGTCGAGCAGATCGTCAAGCTCATGGAGGCCGTCGACGAGTCGATCCCCGAGCCCGTCCGCGACAAGGACAAGCCGTTCCTCATGCCCGTCGAGGACGTCTTCACGATCACCGGTCGTGGAACCGTCGTTACGGGTCGCGCCGAGCGCGGCACCCTCGCCATCAACTCGGACGTCGAGATCGTCGGCATCCGTCCCACCGTCAAGACCACCGTCACGGGCATCGAGATGTTCCACAAGCAGCTCGACGAGGCCTGGGCCGGCGAGAACTGCGGGCTCCTGCTCCGTGGCACCAAGCGCGAGGACGTCGAGCGCGGCCAGGTCATCGTCAAGCCGGGTTCGGTCACGCCGCACACGAAGTTCGAGGGCACCGCGTACATCCTCTCCAAGGAGGAGGGCGGGCGTCACAACCCGTTCTACGGGAACTACCGTCCGCAGTTCTACTTCCGCACCACCGACGTCACCGGTGTCATCACGCTGCCCGAGGGCGCCGAGATGGTCATGCCCGGCGACACCACCGACATGAAGGTCGAGCTGATCCAGCCGATCGCCATGGAGGAGGGCCTCGGCTTCGCCATCCGTGAGGGTGGCCGCACCGTCGGCGCCGGCACGGTCACGAAGATCGTCAAGTAG
- the rpsG gene encoding 30S ribosomal protein S7, giving the protein MPRKGPAPKRPVVADPVYGAPIVSQLVNKILLDGKKGLAERIVYDALAGVAAKNGQDAVVTLKKALDNVRPALEVRSRRVGGSTYQVPIEVKPHRANTLALRWLTTYAKSRREKTMTERLTNEILDASNGLGAAVKRREDTHKMAESNKAFAHYRW; this is encoded by the coding sequence ATGCCTCGCAAGGGTCCCGCCCCCAAGCGCCCTGTCGTCGCAGATCCCGTCTACGGTGCGCCGATCGTCAGCCAGCTCGTCAACAAGATCCTGCTCGACGGCAAGAAGGGCCTCGCCGAGAGGATCGTCTACGACGCCCTCGCCGGCGTCGCCGCGAAGAACGGCCAGGACGCCGTCGTCACGCTGAAGAAGGCGCTCGACAACGTCCGCCCGGCCCTCGAGGTCCGCTCGCGCCGCGTGGGTGGCTCCACCTACCAGGTGCCGATCGAGGTCAAGCCGCACCGCGCGAACACCCTCGCGCTCCGCTGGCTCACGACGTACGCCAAGTCGCGTCGCGAGAAGACCATGACCGAGCGTCTCACCAACGAGATCCTCGACGCCTCGAACGGCCTCGGTGCCGCGGTCAAGCGCCGCGAGGACACCCACAAGATGGCCGAGTCGAACAAGGCCTTCGCGCACTACCGCTGGTAG
- the rpsL gene encoding 30S ribosomal protein S12, whose product MPTIQQLVRKGRTPKVVKTKAPALKANPQQRGVCTRVYTTTPKKPNSALRKVARVKLSNGQEVTAYIPGEGHNLQEHSMVLVRGGRVKDLPGVRYKIVRGALDTQAVKNRKQARSRYGAKMEKK is encoded by the coding sequence GTGCCCACCATCCAGCAGCTGGTCCGCAAGGGCCGCACGCCCAAGGTCGTCAAGACCAAGGCGCCCGCCCTGAAAGCGAACCCCCAGCAGCGCGGCGTCTGCACCCGCGTCTACACGACCACGCCCAAGAAGCCGAACTCGGCTCTGCGCAAGGTCGCCCGCGTCAAGCTCAGCAACGGCCAGGAGGTGACTGCCTACATCCCCGGTGAGGGCCACAACCTGCAGGAGCACTCCATGGTGCTCGTCCGCGGCGGTCGTGTGAAGGACCTCCCCGGCGTGCGCTACAAGATCGTCCGCGGCGCGCTCGACACCCAGGCCGTGAAGAACCGCAAGCAGGCTCGCAGCCGGTACGGCGCGAAGATGGAGAAGAAGTAA
- a CDS encoding amino acid ABC transporter ATP-binding protein produces MSPTDPHAPAPAAARTPGEPVLTVRGLRKSFGDNEVLRSIDLEVRRGGVTALIGPSGSGKTTVLRSLNGLEVPEEGVVEVAAADADSRSRTSGPLRVDFAAKPRHRELLALRDRSAMVFQQYNLFPHKTVLENVIEGPVQVQRRPVAEATREAEELLARVGLSDKRDQHPFQLSGGQQQRVGIVRALALRPQILLFDEPTSALDPELVGEVLSVIKELADEAWTMVIVTHELAFARQVADEVVFMDGGVVVERGHPSQVLQHPTEERTRRFLQRLLEPF; encoded by the coding sequence ATGTCGCCCACTGACCCGCACGCTCCCGCACCCGCCGCCGCGCGCACGCCCGGCGAGCCCGTCCTCACCGTCCGCGGCCTCCGCAAGTCGTTCGGCGACAACGAGGTGCTCCGCTCCATCGACCTCGAGGTCCGCCGCGGCGGCGTGACCGCGCTCATCGGTCCGAGCGGATCCGGCAAGACCACCGTCCTCCGCTCCCTCAACGGGCTCGAGGTGCCCGAGGAGGGCGTGGTCGAGGTGGCGGCGGCCGACGCCGACTCCCGATCCCGGACGTCCGGCCCCCTCCGCGTCGACTTCGCCGCGAAGCCGCGGCACCGCGAGCTCCTCGCCCTGCGCGACCGCTCCGCGATGGTCTTCCAGCAGTACAACCTCTTCCCGCACAAGACCGTGCTCGAGAACGTCATCGAGGGACCAGTGCAGGTTCAGCGCCGCCCGGTCGCCGAGGCCACGCGCGAGGCCGAGGAGCTGCTCGCGCGCGTCGGCCTCTCCGACAAGCGCGACCAGCACCCCTTCCAGCTGTCCGGCGGGCAGCAGCAGCGCGTGGGCATCGTGCGCGCGCTGGCGCTGCGGCCGCAGATCCTGCTCTTCGACGAGCCGACCTCGGCGCTCGACCCGGAGCTCGTGGGCGAGGTGCTCAGCGTCATCAAGGAGCTCGCCGACGAGGCGTGGACCATGGTGATCGTCACGCACGAGCTGGCCTTCGCCCGGCAGGTGGCCGACGAGGTCGTGTTCATGGACGGCGGCGTGGTCGTCGAGCGCGGGCACCCGTCCCAGGTCCTGCAGCACCCGACCGAGGAGCGGACACGCCGCTTCCTGCAGCGGCTGCTCGAGCCCTTCTAG
- the rplW gene encoding 50S ribosomal protein L23, producing MSATQKDPRDIIIAPVVSEKSYGLIDQGKYTFIVDPRSNKTEIKLAIEKIFGVQVASVNTLNKQGKTRRTKFGMGKRKDTKRAIVSLKSGSIDIFTTVG from the coding sequence ATGAGCGCCACCCAGAAGGATCCCCGCGACATCATCATCGCGCCGGTCGTCTCCGAGAAGAGCTACGGCCTGATCGACCAGGGCAAGTACACGTTCATCGTGGACCCCCGCTCGAACAAGACCGAGATCAAGCTCGCGATCGAGAAGATCTTCGGCGTGCAGGTCGCGTCGGTCAACACGCTCAACAAGCAGGGCAAGACCCGCCGGACCAAGTTCGGGATGGGCAAGCGCAAGGACACCAAGCGCGCCATCGTCTCCCTCAAGTCGGGCTCCATCGACATCTTCACGACTGTCGGCTGA
- the rplC gene encoding 50S ribosomal protein L3 has protein sequence MSTANRTFTGLLGTKLGMTQVWDENNKLIPVTVVQITPNVVTQVRTPEVDGYGAIQIAYGQIDPRKADKPSTGHFDKAGVTPRRHLTEVRTADFAEYTLGQEITVGAFEPGTKVDVVGTSKGKGFAGVMKRHNFKGVSASHGSHRNHRKPGSIGASSTPSRVFKGMRMAGRMGGERVTVLNLVVHSVDAEKGLLLVKGAVPGARGRIVFVRNAVKGK, from the coding sequence ATGTCTACCGCTAACAGGACTTTCACCGGTCTGCTCGGCACGAAGCTGGGCATGACGCAGGTGTGGGACGAGAACAACAAGCTCATCCCCGTGACCGTCGTGCAGATCACCCCGAACGTCGTCACCCAGGTGCGCACGCCCGAGGTCGACGGCTACGGCGCCATCCAGATCGCCTACGGCCAGATCGACCCCCGCAAGGCCGACAAGCCGAGCACCGGCCACTTCGACAAGGCCGGCGTCACGCCGCGCCGCCACCTCACCGAGGTCCGCACGGCCGACTTCGCCGAGTACACGCTCGGCCAGGAGATCACCGTCGGCGCCTTCGAGCCCGGCACCAAGGTCGACGTCGTCGGCACCAGCAAGGGCAAGGGCTTCGCCGGCGTCATGAAGCGCCACAACTTCAAGGGCGTCTCGGCCTCGCACGGTTCGCACCGCAACCACCGCAAGCCCGGCTCCATCGGCGCCTCCTCGACCCCCAGCCGTGTCTTCAAGGGCATGCGCATGGCCGGTCGCATGGGCGGCGAGCGCGTCACCGTGCTGAACCTCGTCGTCCACAGCGTGGACGCCGAGAAGGGCCTCCTGCTCGTCAAGGGCGCAGTGCCCGGCGCGCGTGGCCGCATCGTCTTCGTCCGCAACGCAGTGAAGGGGAAGTAG
- the rpsJ gene encoding 30S ribosomal protein S10, with protein sequence MAGQKIRIRLKSYDHSVIDSSARKIVDTVTRAGATVVGPVPLPTEKNVICVIRSPHKYKDSREHFEMRTHKRLIDIVDPTPKAVDSLMRLDLPADVNIEIKL encoded by the coding sequence ATGGCGGGACAGAAGATCCGCATCCGACTTAAGTCGTACGACCACTCGGTCATCGACTCCTCGGCCCGGAAGATCGTCGACACGGTGACCCGCGCGGGCGCCACGGTCGTCGGCCCGGTGCCGCTGCCCACGGAGAAGAACGTGATCTGCGTGATCCGTTCCCCCCACAAGTACAAGGACAGCCGCGAGCACTTCGAGATGCGCACGCACAAGCGTCTGATCGACATCGTCGACCCGACGCCGAAGGCGGTCGACTCGCTCATGCGACTCGACCTCCCGGCCGACGTCAACATCGAGATCAAGCTCTAA
- a CDS encoding DNA topoisomerase IB, protein MVRLRRSDATGKGYTRKRAGRGWTYLDAQGNRVTDRVLRARMEKLGIPPAWTDVWIAPYENGHVQATGMDSAGRRQYIYHPTWREQKDRIKFDRALQLAESLPAARRQVTIHLRQDGFTRDRALAAGFRMLDTGSLRVGSERYTESNGSHGLSTLLCSHVAIHGETVHLEFPAKSGQEWSSDIKDADLVKVIRGLKRRGPNARLLAYRDGDVWHPLGAADINAYVQERTGGEFTAKDFRTLHGTVAAAISLAKHGPEDAKGKRQRALAQAYRDAAEVLSNTPTIAKNSYVNPRLVDEYGHGRTIDPQRLASGETELRNLLFR, encoded by the coding sequence ATGGTCAGACTCCGGCGCAGCGACGCCACCGGCAAGGGCTACACCCGCAAGCGAGCAGGCCGGGGCTGGACCTACCTCGACGCGCAGGGGAACCGGGTCACCGACAGGGTGCTCCGCGCCCGCATGGAGAAGCTCGGGATCCCGCCGGCGTGGACCGACGTCTGGATCGCGCCGTACGAGAACGGCCACGTGCAGGCGACGGGCATGGACAGCGCCGGCCGCCGGCAGTACATCTACCACCCGACCTGGCGCGAGCAGAAGGACCGGATCAAGTTCGACCGCGCGCTGCAGCTCGCCGAGTCGCTGCCCGCGGCACGGCGGCAGGTGACGATCCACCTGCGCCAGGATGGTTTCACCCGGGACCGCGCCCTCGCCGCGGGGTTCCGGATGCTCGACACCGGCAGCCTCCGCGTGGGCAGCGAGCGGTACACCGAGTCCAATGGCAGCCACGGGCTCTCGACGCTGCTGTGCTCGCACGTCGCCATCCACGGCGAGACCGTCCACCTCGAGTTCCCCGCGAAGAGCGGGCAGGAGTGGTCGAGCGACATCAAGGACGCCGACCTCGTGAAGGTCATCCGGGGTCTCAAGCGCCGCGGCCCGAACGCGCGCCTGCTGGCGTACAGGGACGGCGACGTCTGGCATCCGCTGGGCGCCGCGGACATCAACGCGTACGTCCAGGAGCGCACGGGCGGCGAGTTCACGGCGAAGGACTTCCGCACGCTGCACGGCACCGTCGCCGCGGCGATCAGCCTCGCCAAGCACGGGCCCGAGGACGCCAAGGGCAAGCGGCAGCGGGCGCTCGCGCAGGCGTACCGCGACGCCGCGGAGGTGCTCAGCAACACCCCTACCATCGCGAAGAACAGCTACGTGAATCCGCGCCTCGTCGACGAGTACGGGCACGGCCGCACGATCGACCCGCAGCGCCTCGCGTCGGGCGAGACGGAGCTGCGGAACCTGCTGTTCCGGTGA
- the rplD gene encoding 50S ribosomal protein L4, which translates to MATDTQLDVLDATGAVTGSVDLPASIFDVQTNVPLIHQVVVAQLAAARQGTHKTKGRGEVSGAGRKPFKQKGTGRARQGSIRAPQMTGGGIVHGPTPRNYSQRTPKKMIAAALLGALSDRARGARLHVIESLSAGDVPSTKTVVALLEGIATSKHVLIVLERTDEVSLRSVRNIPTVHVLSYDQLNAYDVLVSDDIVFTKGAFDAFVESKTAKEEVAA; encoded by the coding sequence ATGGCTACCGACACCCAGCTCGACGTCCTCGACGCGACCGGTGCAGTCACCGGCTCCGTCGACCTGCCCGCGTCGATCTTCGACGTGCAGACCAACGTCCCGCTCATCCACCAGGTCGTCGTCGCCCAGCTCGCCGCGGCGCGCCAGGGAACGCACAAGACCAAGGGCCGCGGCGAGGTCTCCGGCGCCGGTCGCAAGCCGTTCAAGCAGAAGGGAACCGGTCGCGCTCGTCAGGGCTCGATCCGCGCCCCCCAGATGACCGGCGGTGGCATCGTCCACGGACCCACGCCCCGCAACTACTCGCAGCGCACCCCCAAGAAGATGATCGCCGCCGCTCTGCTCGGTGCCCTCTCCGACCGCGCGCGCGGCGCCCGCCTCCACGTCATCGAGAGCCTCTCCGCCGGAGACGTCCCCTCGACGAAGACCGTGGTCGCGCTGCTCGAGGGCATCGCCACGAGCAAGCACGTCCTCATCGTCCTGGAGCGCACCGACGAGGTCAGCCTCCGCAGCGTGCGCAACATCCCGACGGTCCACGTGCTGTCCTACGACCAGCTCAACGCGTACGACGTGCTCGTGAGCGACGACATCGTCTTCACGAAGGGCGCGTTCGACGCGTTCGTCGAGTCGAAGACGGCCAAGGAAGAGGTTGCCGCATGA
- a CDS encoding DUF6121 family protein: protein MIPLLAAVMHVALVVCVFGFAALFGGDDVIPERDAGVLLGPVMVVSATLVFAVGLIRTTRAADRERRIPVLPVLGWGAGAWLAYGIVGAVLYLLGGADVFASLAFAVRHLVDPFGIAVLGISALLGLGAVALAARGPSSTV from the coding sequence GTGATCCCCCTCCTGGCCGCCGTCATGCACGTCGCGCTCGTCGTGTGCGTCTTCGGCTTCGCCGCCCTCTTCGGCGGTGACGACGTGATCCCTGAGCGGGATGCGGGCGTGCTCCTCGGGCCGGTCATGGTCGTGAGCGCGACGCTCGTCTTCGCCGTCGGCCTCATCCGCACCACGCGCGCCGCTGACCGCGAGCGGCGGATCCCCGTCCTCCCGGTGCTCGGCTGGGGCGCCGGAGCATGGCTCGCCTACGGGATCGTGGGCGCCGTCCTCTACCTCCTCGGCGGCGCGGACGTGTTCGCGAGCCTCGCGTTCGCTGTCCGTCACCTGGTGGATCCGTTCGGCATCGCCGTGCTGGGGATCTCGGCCCTGCTGGGCCTCGGCGCCGTCGCGCTGGCCGCCCGCGGCCCCTCGTCCACCGTTTGA